A window of the Halobacterium hubeiense genome harbors these coding sequences:
- a CDS encoding histidine kinase N-terminal 7TM domain-containing protein: protein MGLSLVFLAYVAAFGAAVVGCAVGLRRALRVADAGTRRGLAGVVAGSGGWALFELAFLVAPSAFLQYVAYDLSLVVGLSTVGAWLYFCSAYTGRSFHHNTTYRRAAVATYVSIVAVKLTNHVHGLYFTTRAVDSPFPHLAIQHGTIHWLVAGLSYALVAVGFFMLFELFLEADYDTRPLGALVGVTALPVALDVVGFASPLLVDINYEPLGVAAFALGVLYVYEEEFLAVQLTDGVDDAVVYLDGADRIRESNGRARDLFAALGGATGERFDDVLPDIAETLGDDHPVVARADDGETRYYLVTDTSFSLGQSDIGRMVVFSDVTRTERKRRELERHNEQLEGFAAAIRHELLNTLQIIGGRVTVAGNALDSGDVEAARESLRTASETTDRMSGIVEDLSVLARHGKTLEDTERVDFRAAVADAWADADVGDLSLSVEGDADVVADPTRVRELLASAFAFAAHNGASEVTVERGDDWFAVAGDGRPPGDADPEAFFEYGSAVPDSEAGILLPNVRMLAAVHGWSASLDTDYEDGVRVVVSGTGSVSRPGDDAA, encoded by the coding sequence ATGGGGTTATCTCTCGTCTTTCTGGCGTATGTCGCCGCGTTCGGCGCCGCCGTCGTCGGGTGTGCGGTCGGCCTCCGACGCGCGCTCCGTGTCGCGGATGCTGGTACGCGCCGTGGGCTCGCCGGCGTGGTCGCGGGGAGCGGCGGCTGGGCGCTGTTCGAGCTCGCGTTCCTGGTCGCCCCCTCTGCGTTCCTGCAGTACGTCGCGTACGACCTCAGCCTCGTCGTCGGCCTCTCGACGGTGGGCGCGTGGCTGTACTTCTGCTCGGCGTACACGGGGCGGTCGTTCCACCACAACACCACCTACCGGCGGGCCGCAGTCGCCACGTACGTCAGCATCGTCGCGGTGAAGCTCACCAACCACGTTCACGGCCTCTACTTCACGACGAGGGCCGTCGACTCCCCGTTTCCCCACCTCGCCATCCAGCACGGCACCATCCACTGGCTCGTCGCGGGGCTGTCGTACGCGCTGGTCGCCGTTGGCTTCTTCATGCTGTTCGAGCTGTTCCTCGAAGCCGACTACGACACGCGGCCGCTGGGCGCGCTCGTCGGGGTTACTGCCCTCCCCGTCGCGCTGGATGTCGTCGGGTTCGCGTCGCCGCTGCTCGTGGACATCAACTACGAGCCGCTGGGCGTCGCGGCGTTCGCGCTCGGCGTGCTCTACGTCTACGAGGAGGAGTTCCTCGCGGTCCAACTCACGGATGGCGTCGACGACGCGGTCGTCTACCTCGACGGCGCCGACCGCATCCGGGAGTCCAACGGCCGCGCCCGCGACCTGTTCGCCGCGCTCGGCGGCGCGACCGGCGAGCGCTTCGACGACGTGCTCCCCGACATCGCCGAGACGCTGGGGGACGACCACCCGGTCGTGGCGCGCGCCGACGACGGCGAGACGCGCTACTACCTCGTGACGGACACGTCGTTCTCGCTGGGGCAGTCCGACATCGGCCGCATGGTCGTGTTCAGCGACGTCACGCGCACCGAGCGCAAGCGCCGCGAACTTGAACGGCACAACGAACAGCTCGAGGGATTCGCGGCGGCCATTCGCCACGAGCTGTTGAACACGCTCCAGATTATCGGCGGGCGGGTCACCGTCGCCGGGAACGCCCTCGACAGCGGGGACGTCGAGGCCGCCCGCGAGTCGCTGCGCACCGCCTCGGAAACGACCGACCGGATGTCCGGCATCGTCGAGGACCTCTCGGTGCTGGCGCGCCACGGCAAGACCCTCGAAGACACCGAGCGCGTGGACTTCCGGGCGGCTGTCGCGGACGCGTGGGCGGACGCCGACGTCGGCGACCTGTCGCTGTCCGTGGAGGGCGACGCGGACGTGGTCGCGGACCCGACGCGGGTTCGCGAACTCCTCGCAAGCGCGTTCGCGTTCGCCGCGCACAACGGCGCCAGCGAGGTGACCGTCGAGCGCGGCGACGACTGGTTCGCAGTCGCGGGCGACGGCCGGCCGCCCGGCGACGCTGACCCCGAAGCGTTCTTCGAGTACGGGAGCGCCGTGCCGGACTCGGAAGCCGGTATCCTCCTGCCGAACGTGCGGATGCTGGCGGCCGTCCACGGCTGGTCGGCGAGCCTCGACACCGACTACGAGGACGGCGTGCGTGTGGTCGTCTCCGGGACGGGCAGCGTCAGCCGACCGGGAGACGACGCGGCTTAG
- a CDS encoding 1,4-dihydroxy-2-naphthoate polyprenyltransferase, giving the protein MTDTADVSRREAWLIAARPHTLPVAAAPILVAVGLAVRDGVFAPLPALAAFVGAALIQVGTNFANDYYDAVQGADTEEREGFTRVTAGGLIEPDEVKRAMYLTFAAAILVGTYLVWVGGVPILVVGLVSVASGIAYTGGPYPLGYHGLGDLFVFVFFGVVAVTGAYYVQAASFVVGIPVGIPKGAVTLSSVVASLPIAAIATNVLVVNNVRDKEEDETTGKRTLAVRFGYTFSRVQFVAMLALAYAVPAWFFARTGEPAVFLPYLSLPLAARVTKTIFTRTDGEALNPALTRTGQLLALYALLFGIALAL; this is encoded by the coding sequence ATGACCGATACGGCTGACGTCTCCCGGCGGGAGGCGTGGCTCATCGCCGCGCGCCCGCACACGCTCCCGGTCGCGGCCGCCCCCATCCTGGTCGCGGTCGGGCTGGCGGTCCGCGACGGCGTGTTCGCGCCGCTACCCGCGCTCGCCGCGTTCGTCGGCGCCGCGCTCATCCAGGTCGGCACGAACTTCGCGAACGACTACTACGACGCCGTGCAGGGCGCGGACACCGAGGAGCGCGAGGGGTTCACGCGCGTTACCGCGGGCGGCCTCATCGAGCCCGACGAGGTCAAGCGCGCGATGTACCTCACGTTCGCCGCCGCCATCCTCGTCGGCACCTATCTCGTCTGGGTGGGCGGCGTCCCTATCCTCGTCGTCGGCCTCGTGAGCGTCGCGTCCGGCATCGCGTACACGGGCGGCCCGTACCCGCTGGGCTACCATGGCCTCGGCGACCTCTTCGTGTTCGTCTTCTTCGGCGTCGTCGCCGTCACCGGCGCGTACTACGTACAGGCCGCGAGCTTCGTCGTGGGCATCCCGGTGGGCATCCCCAAGGGCGCGGTGACGTTGTCGTCGGTCGTCGCCAGCCTGCCTATCGCGGCTATCGCGACGAACGTCCTCGTCGTGAACAACGTCCGCGACAAGGAGGAGGACGAGACGACCGGCAAGCGCACGCTCGCGGTGCGCTTCGGCTACACGTTCTCCCGCGTCCAGTTCGTCGCGATGCTCGCGCTCGCGTACGCCGTCCCGGCGTGGTTCTTCGCGCGGACAGGCGAGCCCGCGGTGTTCCTCCCGTACCTCTCGCTCCCGCTCGCCGCCCGCGTCACGAAGACGATTTTCACGCGGACGGACGGCGAGGCGCTCAACCCCGCGCTCACGCGCACCGGACAGCTGCTCGCGCTGTACGCGCTGCTGTTCGGGATTGCCCTCGCGCTATGA
- a CDS encoding BCCT family transporter codes for MTSRFWYVLGLDGATWPERALFGVTMTAMVALAAFGFARPSALSTALNGAFDWVLTYFGWWFILLGFVLLLLVFGVTFSRYGRLRIGGPDAEPEFDTLSWLSMVFTVGFGASILIWGVGEPISIVQNPPPQPYPVEGASIESLALAFMFVHEAFPGLAMWYLPVALAFGIIVYTQGVGEYKVSSMLSGIVDADSYPGFHWAVDLAAIVASIGGIATTLGFSSQTMAAILSGVFGMEANFLTYGIFALIGAVFLTDVWLGLRKGIRNAARATMLFIVAAMALLVVVGPTLFIFELGLDATGVWLGNMTRLMLYTDPMSAGNWAANWTGFWWAWWAAWSIFVGSFVARVSKGRTIREMFVVLVIAPAFLSWLQHLIIGGWVLSPEYVAPVSEAWAANGIPAAIATALNITPYGTVLAVLFVFVIAGYIITSLDSAVFMISAITLGDEDPNARNRAWWGALLAGFGMMALELESFEAIEALSPILALPFTVFLVAVVYASYVAARDYADSHSGVDVDPGSLLSEQDRASDVPPADDD; via the coding sequence ATGACCAGTCGGTTCTGGTACGTCCTCGGCCTCGACGGGGCGACGTGGCCCGAGCGCGCGCTGTTCGGCGTGACGATGACCGCGATGGTCGCGCTCGCGGCGTTCGGGTTCGCGCGCCCGAGCGCGCTCAGCACCGCGCTGAACGGCGCCTTCGATTGGGTGCTCACGTACTTCGGCTGGTGGTTCATCCTGCTCGGGTTCGTGTTGCTGTTGCTCGTGTTCGGGGTGACGTTCTCCCGGTACGGCCGCCTCCGCATCGGCGGCCCGGACGCCGAACCGGAGTTCGACACGCTCTCGTGGCTCTCGATGGTGTTCACCGTCGGGTTCGGCGCGTCCATCCTCATCTGGGGGGTCGGCGAACCCATCTCCATCGTCCAGAACCCGCCGCCCCAGCCCTATCCCGTGGAGGGCGCGTCCATCGAGTCGCTGGCGCTGGCGTTCATGTTCGTCCACGAGGCGTTCCCCGGGCTGGCGATGTGGTACCTCCCGGTCGCGCTCGCGTTCGGCATCATCGTCTACACGCAGGGCGTCGGCGAGTACAAGGTGTCCTCGATGCTGTCGGGCATCGTCGACGCCGATTCGTATCCGGGCTTCCACTGGGCGGTCGACCTCGCCGCCATCGTCGCCAGCATCGGCGGCATCGCCACCACGCTGGGGTTCAGCTCACAGACGATGGCCGCCATCCTCAGCGGCGTCTTCGGGATGGAGGCGAACTTCCTCACGTACGGCATCTTCGCGCTCATCGGCGCGGTGTTCCTCACCGACGTCTGGCTCGGCCTCCGCAAGGGCATTCGTAACGCCGCGCGCGCGACGATGCTGTTCATCGTCGCCGCGATGGCGCTGTTGGTAGTCGTCGGGCCGACGCTGTTCATCTTCGAACTCGGGCTGGACGCCACGGGCGTCTGGCTCGGCAACATGACGCGGCTAATGCTCTACACCGACCCGATGTCCGCCGGCAACTGGGCCGCCAACTGGACCGGGTTCTGGTGGGCGTGGTGGGCGGCGTGGAGCATCTTCGTCGGGAGCTTCGTCGCGCGCGTCTCGAAGGGCCGCACCATCCGCGAGATGTTCGTGGTGCTCGTCATCGCGCCGGCGTTCCTCTCATGGCTCCAACACCTCATCATCGGCGGCTGGGTGCTCTCCCCCGAGTACGTCGCCCCCGTCAGCGAGGCGTGGGCGGCCAACGGCATCCCCGCCGCCATCGCCACCGCGCTGAACATCACGCCGTACGGCACAGTGCTGGCGGTGCTGTTCGTGTTCGTCATCGCGGGCTACATCATCACGTCGCTGGACTCGGCGGTGTTCATGATCTCCGCCATCACGCTCGGCGACGAGGACCCCAACGCCCGGAACCGTGCGTGGTGGGGCGCGCTGCTGGCGGGCTTCGGGATGATGGCGCTGGAGCTGGAGAGCTTCGAGGCCATCGAGGCGCTCTCCCCGATTCTCGCGCTCCCGTTCACGGTGTTCCTCGTTGCGGTCGTCTACGCCAGCTACGTCGCCGCCCGCGACTACGCCGACAGCCACAGCGGCGTAGACGTCGACCCCGGGTCGCTGCTCTCCGAGCAGGACCGCGCCAGCGACGTCCCGCCTGCCGACGACGACTAA
- a CDS encoding isochorismate synthase gives MSSLSGEAAARGAVVSRSCRVADVSYRAFLAARDAPRIHWADPDGLELSGVGDAATVTASGADRFEAVREWATALFDDTDHDGPEVARPRLLGGFAFRDDHAPEGTWSGFPAAQFVLPAVQLASAGDETWLTVTRAGEDVDPKAVEATLADAREEIEALPAMQPSGPRPGVESTTTTSDEAAWREQVERAVERIEAGDLRKVVLATALRADLADDLDPRDLLERLRQSYPSCFRFLVEPTGDAAFLGATPERLVTLDDDSVQTVALAGSVGRGDTPEEDAELAAQLRDSEKIRHEQRLVTDTIAAQLGAFGDVSVGERSVRKLSNIQHLNTPITTDVSKDTHVLDVAEALHPTPAVGGLPPDAALDVIRETETFDRGWYAAPVGWFDGDGDGTFAVGLRSAVARDRTVTMFAGNGIVADSDPNEEWAEVQLKFQPILDELRR, from the coding sequence ATGAGTTCTCTGTCCGGCGAAGCGGCCGCCCGCGGGGCGGTCGTGAGCAGGAGCTGCCGGGTAGCCGACGTCTCCTATCGGGCGTTTCTGGCGGCCCGGGACGCGCCCCGCATCCACTGGGCGGACCCGGACGGCCTCGAACTGTCCGGGGTCGGCGACGCGGCGACGGTGACGGCCTCGGGCGCCGACCGCTTCGAGGCGGTCCGCGAGTGGGCGACGGCGCTGTTCGACGACACGGACCACGACGGCCCCGAGGTCGCACGACCCCGACTACTCGGCGGGTTCGCGTTCCGCGACGACCATGCCCCCGAAGGGACGTGGTCGGGGTTCCCGGCCGCGCAGTTCGTGCTGCCGGCAGTCCAGTTGGCGAGCGCGGGCGACGAGACGTGGCTGACGGTCACGCGAGCAGGCGAGGACGTCGACCCAAAGGCCGTCGAGGCCACGCTCGCCGACGCCCGTGAGGAAATCGAGGCGCTGCCGGCGATGCAGCCCAGCGGCCCGCGGCCGGGCGTCGAATCGACGACGACCACCAGCGACGAGGCCGCGTGGCGCGAGCAGGTCGAGCGCGCCGTCGAGCGCATCGAGGCCGGCGACCTGCGGAAGGTCGTGCTTGCGACCGCGCTGCGCGCGGACCTCGCGGACGACCTCGACCCCCGCGACCTGCTGGAGCGTCTCCGGCAGTCGTACCCGTCGTGTTTCCGGTTCCTCGTGGAGCCGACCGGCGACGCCGCGTTCCTCGGCGCGACCCCCGAGCGCCTCGTGACGCTCGATGACGACAGCGTGCAGACGGTCGCGCTCGCCGGGTCGGTCGGGCGCGGCGACACGCCCGAGGAGGACGCCGAACTCGCGGCGCAGCTCCGCGACAGCGAGAAGATTCGCCACGAGCAGCGGCTCGTCACCGACACCATCGCCGCCCAGCTCGGCGCGTTCGGCGACGTCTCGGTGGGCGAGCGCAGCGTCCGCAAGCTCTCGAACATCCAGCACCTGAACACGCCGATTACCACCGACGTGAGCAAGGACACGCACGTTCTCGATGTCGCCGAGGCCCTGCATCCGACACCGGCTGTCGGGGGGCTACCCCCGGACGCGGCCTTGGACGTGATTCGGGAGACCGAGACGTTCGACCGCGGCTGGTACGCGGCGCCGGTCGGCTGGTTCGACGGGGACGGCGACGGCACGTTCGCGGTCGGCCTGCGGTCGGCGGTCGCCCGCGACCGAACGGTGACGATGTTCGCGGGCAACGGCATCGTCGCGGACAGCGACCCCAACGAGGAGTGGGCCGAGGTCCAGCTGAAGTTCCAGCCGATTCTGGACGAACTCCGCCGATGA
- the menD gene encoding 2-succinyl-5-enolpyruvyl-6-hydroxy-3-cyclohexene-1-carboxylic-acid synthase has protein sequence MSAPNRNTLWARAVVEELVRAGVDTACVCPGSRSTPLTVALAEHDDVRVFSHLDERSAAFFALGRAKRTGKPTPVVSTSGTATANFHPAVMEANQARVPLLVLTADRPPELRDSGANQTVDQTKLYGDAVRYFRELPEPEADARKLRSLRTAVGRAIGETTGANPGPIHLNVPFKKPLEPVEVPGDVPDDFADDHSLAAEGRDGPFVSVHQNPAAPDDATLDALADAVESADRGLVVAGPDDAHGLTAEAAAALADATGFPVFADPLSGIRFGQHVTDSRVVGGYDGFLAADDAPLPEPDVVVRFGASPTSKPLRNYLRDGDARQFLVDPAGGWREATFTASDLVVADPTETARALADRVDRPAGDWADRVAELEADYWEGVDAFDRDALLEGDVVAAAADDAPDPATVMVSNSMPVRDLDRFARPRSAELTVLGNRGASGIDGITSTGLGAGSATDDPLVVLTGDLAYYHDGNGLLALDRCDVDATIVVVNNDGGGIFHMLPIEEFDPPFTSQFKTPHGLDFEPTGDVYGFEFARVETLDGFRDAYRESVESEGTQVVEVRTDSEASHRERERLATAVGRYLND, from the coding sequence ATGAGCGCGCCGAACCGGAACACGCTGTGGGCGCGCGCCGTCGTCGAGGAGCTCGTCCGCGCGGGCGTGGACACCGCCTGCGTCTGTCCGGGGAGCCGCTCGACGCCGCTGACCGTCGCGCTCGCCGAACACGACGACGTCCGCGTGTTCTCGCACCTCGACGAGCGCTCGGCGGCGTTCTTCGCGCTCGGCCGCGCGAAGCGTACCGGGAAGCCGACGCCCGTCGTCTCCACCTCCGGCACCGCGACCGCGAACTTCCACCCCGCGGTGATGGAGGCCAATCAGGCGCGCGTCCCGCTGCTCGTCCTCACCGCTGACCGGCCACCGGAGCTCCGCGACTCCGGGGCGAACCAGACCGTCGACCAGACGAAACTCTACGGGGACGCCGTCCGCTACTTCCGCGAACTCCCCGAGCCCGAGGCCGACGCCCGAAAGCTCCGCTCGCTGCGGACCGCGGTCGGCCGCGCAATCGGGGAGACGACCGGCGCGAACCCCGGCCCCATCCACCTCAACGTCCCCTTCAAGAAGCCGCTGGAGCCCGTGGAGGTGCCGGGCGACGTACCTGACGACTTCGCAGACGACCACTCGCTCGCAGCCGAGGGCCGGGACGGTCCCTTCGTCTCCGTCCACCAGAACCCCGCGGCGCCCGACGACGCGACGCTGGACGCGCTCGCAGATGCCGTCGAATCGGCCGACCGCGGGCTCGTCGTCGCCGGGCCGGACGACGCCCACGGCCTGACAGCAGAGGCCGCCGCGGCGCTGGCGGACGCGACCGGCTTCCCGGTGTTCGCGGACCCGCTCTCGGGGATTCGGTTCGGCCAGCACGTCACCGACTCCCGCGTCGTCGGCGGCTACGACGGCTTCCTCGCCGCGGACGACGCCCCGCTCCCGGAGCCGGACGTCGTCGTGCGGTTCGGCGCGTCGCCGACCTCGAAGCCCCTGCGGAACTACCTCCGGGACGGCGACGCCCGCCAGTTCCTCGTCGACCCCGCGGGCGGGTGGCGCGAGGCCACGTTCACGGCGTCGGATCTCGTGGTCGCGGACCCCACGGAGACGGCGCGCGCGCTCGCTGACCGCGTGGACCGGCCAGCGGGCGACTGGGCCGACCGCGTCGCGGAGCTGGAAGCCGACTACTGGGAGGGCGTGGACGCCTTCGACCGCGACGCGCTGCTGGAGGGCGACGTGGTCGCCGCGGCCGCCGACGACGCCCCCGACCCCGCGACCGTGATGGTGTCGAACAGCATGCCGGTCCGCGACCTCGACCGGTTCGCGCGGCCGCGTAGCGCCGAGTTGACCGTGCTCGGGAATCGCGGCGCGTCGGGCATCGACGGAATCACCTCCACGGGACTGGGCGCGGGGAGCGCGACCGACGACCCGCTGGTCGTGCTCACGGGCGACCTCGCGTACTACCACGACGGCAACGGCCTGCTCGCGCTCGACCGCTGTGACGTGGACGCGACTATCGTCGTCGTGAACAACGACGGCGGCGGCATCTTCCACATGCTCCCCATCGAGGAGTTCGACCCGCCGTTCACGAGCCAGTTCAAGACGCCCCACGGTCTGGACTTCGAGCCCACGGGCGACGTCTACGGCTTCGAGTTCGCGCGCGTGGAGACGCTGGACGGCTTCCGGGACGCCTACCGGGAGTCCGTCGAGAGCGAGGGCACGCAGGTCGTCGAAGTACGGACGGACAGCGAGGCCAGCCACCGCGAGCGCGAGCGCCTCGCGACCGCCGTCGGGCGATACCTCAACGACTAA
- the menE gene encoding o-succinylbenzoate--CoA ligase, with product MRDAIALQTRSNPDATALVDAATDSSWTFRELDAEVEETAGRLAACGVQHGDRVAVLMENRPAFVRLVFACARLGAVLVPLNARLATPELRAQAERVGPVLVVCEDDTADAARELPVPAVSVDAGGDVEHFGARSPDAVEPADLSWTDTRAVMFTSGTTGDPKAVRLTYANFAASAVASAFRLGVLPEDSWLCPLSLYHMGGLSVVLRSALYGTTAVLTRGFDAEDVRDALATHHCTGVSLVPTMLSRLLDAGGVPDTLRFALVGGAPTPPELVERALDSGVPVCPTFGMTETTSQVATLHATEARDRPDSSGRPLLGTEVTVVGEDGDALPAGETGELVVSGPTVTPGYLSADANDERFCQHGLCTGDFGFVDSGGFLHVGGRQTDQIVTGGENVHPEEVAAVLRDHPAVGDAAVVGVTDEEWGERVAALVVPDEETVTTDDLRAFCEDRIAGYKHPRTIAFAEEVPRTASGTVDREAVRRDLGTE from the coding sequence ATGCGTGACGCGATTGCACTCCAGACGCGAAGCAACCCCGACGCGACCGCGCTCGTGGACGCCGCGACCGACTCGTCGTGGACGTTCCGCGAGTTGGACGCCGAGGTCGAGGAGACCGCGGGCCGGCTCGCCGCGTGTGGCGTCCAGCACGGCGATAGAGTCGCGGTGCTGATGGAGAACCGCCCCGCGTTCGTCCGGCTGGTGTTCGCGTGCGCTCGACTCGGCGCGGTGCTCGTGCCGCTGAACGCGCGGCTCGCGACGCCCGAACTCCGCGCGCAGGCCGAACGCGTCGGCCCCGTCCTCGTCGTCTGCGAGGACGACACCGCGGACGCCGCCCGCGAGCTTCCCGTACCAGCCGTGAGCGTGGACGCCGGGGGCGACGTCGAGCACTTCGGCGCGCGGTCGCCGGACGCCGTCGAGCCCGCGGATCTCTCGTGGACGGACACGCGCGCCGTCATGTTCACGTCGGGGACGACCGGCGACCCGAAGGCGGTCCGGCTGACGTACGCGAACTTCGCCGCGAGCGCTGTCGCCTCGGCGTTCCGGCTCGGCGTGCTCCCCGAGGACAGCTGGCTCTGTCCGCTGTCGCTGTACCACATGGGCGGGCTCTCGGTCGTCCTGCGCTCGGCGCTGTACGGGACGACGGCGGTGCTCACGCGCGGCTTCGACGCCGAGGACGTGCGCGACGCGCTCGCCACGCACCACTGCACGGGCGTCTCGCTGGTCCCGACGATGCTCTCGCGGCTGCTCGACGCGGGCGGCGTCCCGGACACCCTGCGGTTCGCGCTCGTCGGCGGTGCGCCCACGCCGCCCGAACTCGTCGAGCGCGCGCTCGACTCGGGCGTTCCGGTCTGTCCGACGTTCGGGATGACCGAGACCACCTCGCAGGTCGCGACGCTGCACGCGACGGAGGCCCGCGACCGCCCGGACAGCTCGGGGCGGCCGCTTCTCGGCACCGAGGTGACCGTCGTCGGCGAGGACGGCGACGCCCTACCGGCTGGCGAGACGGGCGAACTCGTCGTTTCCGGGCCGACGGTCACGCCCGGCTACCTCTCCGCTGACGCGAACGACGAGCGGTTCTGCCAGCACGGTCTCTGTACGGGCGACTTCGGGTTCGTGGACTCTGGGGGGTTCCTCCACGTCGGCGGCCGCCAGACCGACCAAATCGTCACGGGTGGCGAGAACGTCCACCCCGAGGAAGTCGCGGCCGTGCTCCGCGACCACCCCGCCGTCGGTGACGCCGCCGTCGTCGGCGTCACCGACGAGGAGTGGGGCGAGCGCGTCGCCGCGCTCGTCGTCCCCGACGAGGAAACGGTAACCACCGACGACCTCCGAGCGTTCTGCGAGGACCGGATCGCTGGCTACAAGCATCCCCGAACGATTGCGTTCGCCGAAGAAGTGCCGCGGACTGCCTCGGGGACCGTGGATCGCGAGGCGGTGCGGCGCGACCTCGGGACCGAGTAG
- a CDS encoding mandelate racemase/muconate lactonizing enzyme family protein: protein MIRSFSLPLARPLETARGTIDERRGFIFARNSGVGEATPLAGWTEPLDACETALEAADDADSWDDALAACQGSPAARNAVSLAKLDAEARNENVSLAHSLADDPAESVPVNATVGDGSVEATVAEARAAAERGFETVKVKVGARSVEADAERLRAVADETDAALRADANGAWTRKQAREAFDAFADLGVEYVEQPLPADDLAGHADLRGGPVGVALDESLTEHALADIFDAADCVVLKPMALGGVDRALDAAREARDAGVEPVVTTTVDAVVARTAAVHLAAAIPGVPACGLATADRLADDLAADPAPVEDGRIRVPEEPGHGVNLPEVNADA from the coding sequence ATGATTCGTTCCTTCTCGCTTCCGCTGGCGCGCCCACTGGAGACTGCTCGCGGCACCATCGACGAGCGCCGCGGGTTCATTTTCGCTCGCAACAGTGGTGTCGGCGAAGCCACGCCGCTGGCGGGCTGGACCGAACCGCTGGACGCCTGCGAGACCGCTCTCGAAGCCGCCGACGACGCCGACAGTTGGGACGACGCGCTCGCCGCCTGCCAGGGGTCTCCTGCTGCACGCAACGCCGTTTCGCTGGCAAAGCTCGACGCAGAAGCCCGCAACGAGAACGTCTCGCTCGCTCACTCGCTCGCCGACGACCCCGCAGAGTCAGTCCCGGTGAACGCCACCGTCGGCGACGGCTCCGTTGAAGCGACGGTAGCGGAAGCGCGAGCCGCCGCCGAGCGGGGGTTCGAGACGGTGAAAGTGAAGGTCGGGGCGCGCTCCGTCGAAGCGGACGCCGAACGGCTCCGCGCGGTCGCCGACGAAACTGACGCGGCGTTGCGCGCGGACGCGAACGGGGCGTGGACGCGCAAGCAGGCCCGTGAGGCGTTCGACGCGTTCGCCGACCTCGGTGTCGAGTACGTCGAACAGCCGCTTCCAGCCGACGACCTCGCGGGGCACGCCGACCTCCGCGGCGGCCCGGTCGGCGTCGCGCTCGACGAGTCGCTGACCGAACACGCGCTCGCCGACATCTTCGACGCCGCGGACTGCGTGGTGCTGAAGCCGATGGCGCTCGGGGGCGTGGACCGCGCGCTCGACGCCGCTCGCGAGGCTCGCGACGCGGGCGTCGAACCCGTCGTGACGACGACCGTGGACGCCGTCGTCGCGCGCACCGCCGCTGTCCACCTCGCCGCCGCGATTCCCGGCGTGCCCGCGTGCGGGCTCGCGACCGCCGACCGGCTCGCCGACGACCTCGCGGCCGACCCCGCGCCCGTCGAAGACGGCCGAATTCGCGTGCCCGAGGAACCGGGTCACGGCGTCAATCTGCCGGAGGTGAACGCGGATGCGTGA
- a CDS encoding 1,4-dihydroxy-2-naphthoyl-CoA synthase — protein MVSDIFDPDRWEEVADCDFEDITYHRGVDVDAVRIAFDRPEVRNAFRPGTVDELHEALDHAKRQTDIGCVLLTGNGPSPKDGGWAFCSGGDQSVRGESGYEYRGEDEAATEEDETVQKAKAGRLHILEVQRAIRFMPKPVVAVVPGWAVGGGHSLHVVCDMTLASDEHAKFLQTDPDVASFDAGFGSAYLAKQVGQKKAREVFFRGKTYSAEEAEDMGMVNEVVPHEDLEDVALEWADEMASKSPTAMRMLKYAFNMADDGLVDQQVFAGEATRLGYMTEEAEEGREAFMEGRDPDFSDYPWYY, from the coding sequence ATGGTCTCGGACATCTTCGACCCCGACCGCTGGGAGGAAGTCGCGGACTGCGACTTCGAGGACATCACCTACCACCGCGGCGTGGACGTCGACGCGGTCCGCATCGCGTTCGACCGCCCCGAGGTCCGGAACGCGTTCCGGCCGGGCACCGTGGACGAGCTCCACGAGGCGCTCGACCACGCGAAACGCCAGACTGACATCGGCTGTGTGCTCCTCACGGGGAACGGCCCGAGCCCGAAGGACGGCGGCTGGGCGTTCTGCTCGGGCGGCGACCAGTCCGTGCGGGGCGAGTCCGGCTACGAGTACCGCGGCGAGGACGAAGCCGCCACCGAGGAGGACGAGACGGTCCAGAAGGCGAAGGCGGGACGACTCCACATTCTGGAAGTCCAGCGCGCGATTCGGTTCATGCCCAAGCCCGTGGTCGCGGTCGTTCCCGGGTGGGCGGTCGGCGGCGGGCACTCCCTGCACGTCGTCTGCGACATGACCCTCGCCAGCGACGAGCACGCGAAGTTCCTCCAGACGGACCCCGACGTCGCGTCCTTCGACGCCGGGTTCGGGTCGGCGTACCTCGCCAAGCAGGTCGGCCAGAAGAAGGCCCGCGAGGTCTTCTTCCGCGGGAAGACGTACTCCGCGGAGGAAGCCGAGGACATGGGGATGGTCAACGAAGTCGTCCCCCACGAGGACTTAGAGGATGTCGCCCTGGAGTGGGCCGACGAGATGGCCTCGAAGTCCCCCACCGCGATGCGGATGCTGAAGTACGCGTTCAACATGGCTGACGACGGCCTCGTCGACCAGCAGGTGTTCGCCGGCGAAGCCACCCGCCTCGGCTACATGACCGAGGAAGCAGAAGAGGGACGCGAGGCGTTCATGGAGGGCCGCGACCCTGACTTTTCGGACTATCCCTGGTACTACTGA